One genomic segment of Pseudomonas sp. p1(2021b) includes these proteins:
- the yjiA gene encoding GTPase, protein MQTPIPVTVLTGFLGAGKTTLLKHMLKAEHGLKIAVIENEFSEAGIDSQLLGDEPVQVMTLANGCVCCTIHTDLTKALYLLLERLDAGEIAFDRLVIECTGLADPAPVAQTFFIDEDLRERYLLDGIITLVDAAHADVHLAQAIAQAQVGFADRLLLSKTDLVEPATVEALQARLARINGRAAIRVVEHGRIELAELLDVRGFNLNTDLGANLKPALRPVLKHTDRISTLVLRTDTPLDIDRLSDFMNELLENHGKQLLRYKGVLNIAGEDRRLVFQGVLKLYGFDWDAEWGEGEARESVMVFIADELPEEKIRAGFEALG, encoded by the coding sequence GTGCAGACGCCTATTCCCGTAACCGTACTCACAGGCTTTCTCGGTGCCGGCAAGACCACGTTGCTCAAGCACATGCTCAAGGCCGAGCACGGTCTGAAGATCGCCGTGATCGAAAACGAGTTCAGCGAAGCCGGCATCGACAGCCAACTGCTGGGCGACGAACCGGTGCAGGTCATGACCCTGGCCAATGGCTGCGTGTGCTGCACCATCCATACCGACCTGACCAAGGCCCTGTACCTGCTGCTCGAGCGCCTGGATGCCGGCGAGATCGCCTTCGACCGCCTGGTGATCGAATGCACGGGCCTGGCCGACCCTGCGCCTGTGGCGCAAACCTTCTTCATCGACGAAGACCTGCGTGAACGCTACCTCCTCGACGGCATCATCACCCTGGTGGACGCCGCCCATGCCGACGTGCACCTCGCCCAGGCCATCGCCCAGGCCCAGGTGGGTTTCGCCGACCGCCTGCTGCTGAGCAAGACCGACCTGGTCGAGCCCGCAACGGTCGAGGCCTTGCAAGCGCGTTTGGCGCGCATCAATGGCCGCGCTGCGATCCGTGTGGTCGAGCATGGCCGTATCGAGCTGGCCGAATTGCTCGACGTGCGTGGCTTCAACCTCAACACTGACCTGGGCGCCAACCTCAAGCCGGCCTTGCGCCCGGTGCTCAAGCACACGGACCGCATCTCGACATTGGTGCTGCGCACCGATACCCCGCTGGACATCGACCGGCTCAGCGACTTCATGAACGAGTTGCTGGAAAATCATGGCAAGCAGTTGCTGCGCTACAAAGGCGTGCTGAATATCGCCGGTGAGGATCGCCGCCTGGTGTTCCAGGGCGTGCTCAAGCTGTATGGCTTCGACTGGGATGCCGAGTGGGGGGAAGGGGAGGCGCGCGAGAGCGTGATGGTGTTCATCGCCGACGAATTGCCGGAAGAGAAGATCCGGGCGGGGTTCGAGGCGCTGGGTTAA
- a CDS encoding YbdD/YjiX family protein, giving the protein MFNDLGRLGKYLGQAARLMVGMPDYDNYVEHMQTKHPDKPVMSYEAFFRERQEARYGGKSGPKCC; this is encoded by the coding sequence ATGTTCAACGACCTTGGGCGACTGGGTAAATACCTGGGGCAGGCAGCCCGCCTGATGGTCGGCATGCCTGACTACGACAACTATGTCGAGCACATGCAGACCAAGCATCCGGACAAGCCGGTGATGAGCTACGAGGCGTTCTTCCGGGAACGCCAGGAAGCGCGTTACGGTGGCAAGTCCGGGCCCAAGTGTTGTTGA
- a CDS encoding carbon starvation CstA family protein has translation MNNNNSLLRHIPWLALAVIGACALGVVALRRGEAINALWIVVAAVALYLVAYRYYSLFIATKVMQLDPRRATPAVLNNDGLDYVPTNKHILFGHHFAAIAGAGPLVGPVLAAQMGYLPGTLWLIAGVVLAGAVQDFMVLFLSTRRNGRSLGDMVREEMGRIPGTIALFGCFLIMIIILAVLALIVVKALAESPWGMFTVMATIPIAMFMGVYMRYIRPGRIGEISVIGVVLLLLSIWLGGQVAADPTWGPAFTFTGVQITWMLVGYGFVAAVLPVWLVLAPRDYLSTFLKIGTIVGLAIGILIIAPELKMPALTQFTDGTGPVWKGTLFPFLFITIACGAVSGFHALISSGTTPKLLDNEVNARYIGYGGMLMESFVAIMAMVAASVIEPGVYFAMNSPAAVVGADVASVAQTVSSWGFMITPEQLEATARDIGEHTVLARAGGAPTLAVGIAQILHQVLPGENTMAFWYHFAILFEALFILTAVDAGTRAGRFMLQDLLGSFVPALKRTDSWGANLIGTAGCVALWGYLLYQGVIDPLGGINTLWPLFGISNQMLAGIALMLGTVVLIKMKRQQYVWVTLLPAVWLLICTTAAGLIKLFDPNPAVGFLALANKYSVALDAGQVLAPAKNIDQMQHVIYNAYTNAGLTVLFLLVVFSVLFFAIKVGIAALGRKERSDKETPFQALPDA, from the coding sequence ATGAACAACAATAATAGCCTGCTACGCCACATTCCGTGGCTGGCGCTGGCAGTCATAGGCGCCTGTGCGCTGGGCGTGGTCGCCCTGCGTCGCGGCGAGGCGATCAACGCCTTGTGGATCGTGGTCGCGGCAGTGGCCCTCTACCTGGTCGCCTATCGCTACTACAGCCTGTTCATCGCCACCAAGGTGATGCAGCTCGATCCTCGTCGGGCCACCCCGGCGGTCCTCAACAACGATGGCCTGGACTACGTCCCGACCAACAAGCACATTCTGTTCGGCCACCACTTCGCCGCCATCGCCGGCGCCGGCCCCCTGGTGGGCCCGGTGCTCGCGGCGCAGATGGGCTACCTGCCCGGCACGCTCTGGCTGATCGCCGGCGTGGTCCTGGCCGGTGCGGTGCAGGACTTCATGGTCCTGTTCCTCTCCACCCGTCGCAACGGCCGGTCCCTGGGGGACATGGTCCGCGAGGAGATGGGCCGTATCCCGGGCACCATCGCCCTGTTCGGCTGCTTCCTGATCATGATCATCATCCTCGCGGTGCTGGCGCTGATCGTGGTCAAGGCCCTGGCCGAGAGCCCCTGGGGCATGTTCACGGTGATGGCGACCATCCCGATCGCGATGTTCATGGGCGTCTACATGCGCTACATCCGCCCGGGCCGCATCGGCGAGATCTCGGTCATCGGCGTGGTCCTGCTGCTGCTGTCGATCTGGCTGGGGGGCCAGGTGGCGGCAGATCCGACCTGGGGCCCGGCGTTCACCTTCACCGGCGTGCAGATCACCTGGATGCTGGTGGGCTATGGTTTCGTCGCCGCTGTACTGCCGGTATGGCTGGTACTGGCGCCGCGTGACTACCTGTCGACCTTCCTCAAGATCGGCACCATCGTGGGCTTGGCCATCGGTATCCTGATCATCGCACCTGAGCTGAAGATGCCGGCCCTGACCCAGTTCACCGACGGTACCGGCCCGGTGTGGAAGGGCACCCTGTTCCCGTTCCTGTTCATCACCATCGCCTGTGGTGCGGTGTCCGGCTTCCACGCGCTGATCTCCTCGGGGACCACGCCCAAGCTGCTGGACAATGAGGTCAACGCCCGCTACATCGGCTACGGCGGCATGCTGATGGAGTCGTTCGTCGCCATCATGGCCATGGTCGCTGCCTCGGTCATCGAGCCGGGCGTGTACTTCGCCATGAACAGCCCGGCCGCAGTGGTCGGCGCCGATGTCGCGTCGGTGGCCCAGACCGTCAGCAGCTGGGGCTTCATGATCACCCCCGAACAGCTCGAGGCGACCGCCCGCGACATCGGCGAGCACACCGTGCTGGCCCGTGCCGGTGGTGCACCGACCCTGGCGGTGGGGATCGCACAGATCCTTCACCAGGTGCTGCCGGGTGAGAACACCATGGCGTTCTGGTACCACTTCGCGATCCTGTTCGAGGCGCTGTTCATCCTCACCGCGGTGGACGCCGGTACCCGTGCCGGTCGCTTCATGCTGCAGGATCTGTTGGGCAGCTTCGTCCCGGCGCTCAAGCGTACCGACTCGTGGGGCGCCAACCTGATCGGCACCGCCGGTTGCGTGGCGCTGTGGGGCTACCTGCTGTACCAAGGTGTGATCGACCCGCTGGGCGGCATCAATACCCTGTGGCCGCTGTTCGGCATCTCCAACCAGATGCTGGCCGGTATCGCCCTGATGCTCGGCACCGTGGTGCTGATCAAGATGAAGCGTCAGCAGTACGTCTGGGTCACCTTGCTGCCGGCTGTCTGGCTGCTGATCTGCACCACCGCCGCGGGCCTGATCAAGCTGTTCGACCCGAACCCGGCCGTGGGCTTCCTGGCCCTGGCCAACAAGTACAGCGTGGCCCTGGACGCAGGCCAGGTGCTGGCACCGGCCAAGAACATCGACCAGATGCAACACGTGATCTACAACGCGTACACCAACGCGGGCCTGACCGTGCTGTTCCTGTTGGTGGTGTTCAGCGTGCTGTTCTTCGCCATCAAGGTCGGCATCGCCGCCCTGGGGCGCAAGGAACGCAGCGACAAGGAAACCCCGTTCCAGGCGTTGCCTGATGCGTGA
- a CDS encoding PilZ domain-containing protein — MSEHDERRRFLRIDFDAPTELRQGLKRWPVKLLDLSLKGLLIERPSPWDADLTQDFDAIVHLDTETQVRMQVELRHEEPTRLGFVCLYIDIDSMSHLHRLVELNVADSTEMMRELRELIEY; from the coding sequence ATGAGCGAACACGATGAACGCCGCCGTTTCCTGCGCATCGACTTCGATGCGCCCACCGAGCTGCGCCAAGGCCTCAAGCGCTGGCCGGTCAAGCTGCTGGACCTGTCGCTCAAGGGCCTGCTGATAGAGCGCCCTTCCCCATGGGACGCCGACCTCACCCAGGATTTCGATGCCATCGTCCACCTCGACACGGAAACCCAAGTGCGCATGCAAGTGGAGCTACGCCACGAAGAACCTACGCGGCTGGGCTTCGTCTGCCTCTACATCGATATCGATTCAATGAGCCATTTGCACCGTCTTGTTGAGCTGAACGTGGCCGACAGCACCGAAATGATGCGTGAACTGCGCGAACTCATCGAATATTGA
- a CDS encoding nucleobase:cation symporter-2 family protein, with amino-acid sequence MTTSPSTSPAKRPEDENLGVGANLAYGLQHVLTMYGGIVAVPLILGQAAGLAPAEIGILIAASLFAGGLATLLQTLGLPFFGCQLPLVQGVSFAGVATMGAILSSQDGGGLPGVLGAVMAASLIGFLITPVFSRITKFFPPLVTGIVITTIGLTLMPVAARWVMGGNSASPEFGSVANIGLAALTFAIVLLLSKLGSAAISRLSILLAMVIGTLIAWSLGMTDFSKVTEGPIFAFPTPFHFGMPTFHIAAILSMCIVIMVTLVETSADILAVGEIIDTKVDSKRLGNGLRADMASSILAPIFGSFTQSAFAQNVGLVAVTGVKSRYVVATGGVILVVLGLLPIMGRVIAAVPTPVLGGAGIVLFGTVAASGIRTLATVNYKNNVNLIIVAASLGFGMIPIAAPTFYHHFPSWFETIFHSGISSAAIMAILLNLIFNHIKTGNSDQQSVFAAGYERTIQYSDISCLRDGDYFKDGKLFDADGNEVPVMELDEHGNEAPRRKALAEH; translated from the coding sequence ATGACTACGTCCCCTAGCACGTCTCCCGCCAAGCGCCCCGAAGATGAAAATCTCGGCGTTGGTGCCAACTTGGCTTATGGTCTGCAACATGTATTGACCATGTATGGGGGCATCGTCGCCGTACCCCTGATCCTGGGTCAGGCTGCCGGCCTGGCCCCGGCCGAAATCGGCATTCTGATCGCCGCCTCGTTGTTCGCCGGTGGCCTGGCGACCTTGCTGCAGACTCTGGGCCTGCCGTTCTTCGGTTGTCAGCTGCCGCTGGTTCAAGGGGTTTCGTTCGCAGGCGTGGCGACCATGGGCGCGATCCTCAGCAGCCAGGATGGCGGTGGCCTGCCAGGTGTACTCGGTGCGGTCATGGCAGCCTCGCTCATCGGCTTCCTGATCACCCCGGTGTTCTCGCGCATCACCAAGTTCTTCCCGCCGCTGGTGACCGGTATCGTCATCACCACCATCGGCCTGACGCTCATGCCGGTCGCCGCGCGCTGGGTCATGGGTGGCAACAGCGCATCGCCGGAGTTCGGCAGCGTGGCCAACATCGGCCTGGCGGCACTGACCTTCGCCATCGTCCTGCTGCTGAGCAAGCTGGGCAGCGCGGCCATCTCGCGCCTGTCGATCCTCCTGGCCATGGTGATCGGCACCCTGATCGCCTGGTCCCTGGGCATGACCGACTTCAGCAAGGTCACCGAAGGCCCGATCTTCGCCTTCCCCACCCCCTTCCACTTCGGCATGCCGACCTTCCATATCGCTGCGATCCTGTCGATGTGCATCGTGATCATGGTGACCTTGGTGGAAACCTCGGCCGACATCCTCGCCGTGGGTGAGATCATCGACACCAAGGTCGACTCCAAGCGCCTGGGCAACGGCCTGCGCGCCGACATGGCCTCGAGCATCCTGGCACCGATCTTCGGCTCGTTCACCCAGAGTGCCTTCGCCCAGAACGTGGGCCTGGTGGCCGTGACCGGCGTGAAGAGCCGCTACGTGGTGGCCACCGGCGGCGTGATCCTGGTGGTGCTGGGCCTGCTGCCGATCATGGGCCGGGTGATTGCCGCGGTACCGACCCCAGTACTGGGTGGTGCGGGCATCGTATTGTTCGGCACCGTGGCGGCCAGTGGCATCCGCACCCTGGCGACGGTCAACTACAAGAACAACGTCAACCTGATCATCGTCGCCGCCTCCCTGGGCTTCGGCATGATCCCGATCGCCGCACCGACCTTCTACCACCACTTCCCGAGCTGGTTCGAAACCATCTTCCACTCGGGCATCAGCTCCGCGGCGATCATGGCGATTCTGCTGAACCTGATCTTCAACCACATCAAGACCGGCAACTCGGACCAGCAGTCGGTGTTCGCCGCCGGTTACGAGCGTACCATCCAGTATTCGGACATCTCGTGCCTGCGCGATGGTGATTACTTCAAGGATGGCAAGCTGTTCGATGCCGATGGCAACGAAGTGCCGGTGATGGAACTCGACGAGCACGGCAACGAAGCGCCCCGGCGCAAGGCGCTAGCCGAGCACTGA
- the radA gene encoding DNA repair protein RadA has product MAKAKRLYGCTECGATFPKWAGQCGECGAWNTLVETMIESGGAAAPAGRTGWAGQQAQIKTLAEVSVEEIPRFTTSSAELDRVLGGGLVDGSVVLIGGDPGIGKSTILLQTLCNIATRMPALYVTGEESQQQVAMRSRRLGLPQDQLKVMTETCIESIIATARQEKPRVMVIDSIQTIFTEQLQSAPGGVAQVRESTALLVRYAKQSGTAIFLVGHVTKEGSLAGPRVLEHMVDTVLYFEGESDGRLRLLRAVKNRFGAVNELGVFGMTDRGLKEVSNPSAIFLNRTQEEVPGSVVMATWEGTRPMLVEVQALVDDSHLANPRRVTLGLDQNRLAMLLAVLHRHGGIPTHDQDVFLNVVGGVKVLETASDLALLAAVMSSLRNRPLAHGLLVFGEIGLSGEVRPVPSGQERLKEAAKHGFKRAIVPKGNAPKEAPAGLQVIAVTRLEQALDALFE; this is encoded by the coding sequence ATGGCCAAGGCCAAGCGCTTGTATGGCTGCACCGAGTGCGGCGCGACCTTCCCCAAATGGGCCGGCCAATGCGGCGAGTGCGGGGCCTGGAACACCCTGGTCGAGACCATGATCGAAAGCGGCGGTGCCGCGGCACCTGCCGGGCGCACCGGTTGGGCCGGGCAGCAGGCGCAGATCAAGACCTTGGCCGAGGTCAGTGTCGAGGAGATCCCGCGCTTCACCACCAGCAGCGCCGAGCTGGACCGTGTGCTCGGCGGCGGGCTGGTGGACGGTTCGGTGGTGCTGATCGGTGGTGACCCGGGTATCGGCAAGTCGACGATCCTGCTGCAGACGCTGTGCAACATCGCCACGCGGATGCCGGCGCTCTACGTCACCGGCGAGGAGTCCCAGCAGCAGGTGGCCATGCGCTCGCGCCGCCTGGGCCTGCCCCAGGACCAGCTCAAGGTCATGACCGAGACCTGCATCGAGTCGATCATCGCCACCGCGCGCCAGGAAAAACCGCGGGTCATGGTCATCGACTCGATCCAGACCATTTTCACCGAACAACTGCAGTCGGCCCCTGGCGGCGTGGCCCAGGTGCGCGAGAGCACGGCCTTGCTGGTGCGCTATGCCAAGCAGAGCGGCACGGCGATCTTCCTGGTCGGCCATGTGACCAAGGAAGGCTCCCTGGCCGGCCCGCGCGTGCTCGAGCACATGGTCGATACGGTGCTGTACTTCGAAGGGGAATCGGATGGGCGTCTGCGCCTGTTGCGTGCGGTGAAGAACCGCTTTGGCGCGGTCAACGAGCTGGGCGTGTTCGGCATGACCGACCGAGGCTTGAAGGAGGTGTCCAACCCGTCGGCGATCTTCCTCAACCGCACCCAGGAAGAAGTCCCCGGTAGCGTGGTCATGGCCACCTGGGAGGGTACCCGGCCGATGCTGGTGGAAGTGCAGGCGCTGGTGGACGACAGCCACCTGGCCAACCCTCGGCGCGTGACCCTGGGCCTGGACCAGAACCGCCTGGCCATGTTGCTGGCGGTCCTGCACCGCCATGGTGGTATTCCCACCCATGACCAGGACGTGTTCCTCAACGTGGTAGGTGGGGTGAAGGTGCTGGAGACCGCTTCGGACCTGGCCTTGCTGGCCGCAGTGATGTCCAGCCTGCGCAATCGCCCGCTGGCCCATGGGCTGCTGGTGTTCGGTGAGATCGGCCTGTCGGGCGAGGTACGCCCGGTGCCCAGCGGCCAGGAGCGCCTGAAGGAAGCCGCCAAGCATGGCTTCAAACGGGCCATCGTGCCCAAGGGCAACGCACCCAAGGAAGCGCCGGCGGGGTTGCAAGTCATTGCCGTGACGCGCCTGGAGCAGGCGCTGGATGCATTGTTCGAATAG
- the mscL gene encoding large-conductance mechanosensitive channel protein MscL has translation MGMLSEFKAFAVKGNVVDMAVGIIIGAAFGKIVSSFVGDVIMPPLGLLIGGVDFSDLAITLKAAEGDIPAVVLAYGKFIQTVIDFLIVAFAIFMGVKVINRLKREEAVAPSAPPVPSAEETLLTEIRDLLKTQNRQ, from the coding sequence ATGGGAATGCTCAGTGAATTCAAGGCCTTCGCGGTCAAGGGAAATGTCGTCGACATGGCAGTCGGTATCATCATCGGCGCGGCCTTCGGCAAGATCGTATCGTCCTTCGTAGGCGACGTGATCATGCCGCCGCTGGGCTTGCTGATCGGGGGTGTGGATTTCAGCGACCTGGCCATCACGCTCAAGGCAGCCGAGGGTGACATTCCTGCGGTGGTACTGGCCTACGGCAAGTTCATCCAGACCGTGATCGATTTCCTGATCGTGGCCTTCGCCATTTTCATGGGTGTGAAGGTGATCAACCGCCTCAAGCGCGAGGAAGCCGTGGCCCCGAGCGCTCCGCCAGTACCGAGCGCCGAGGAAACCCTGCTGACCGAGATTCGCGACCTGCTCAAGACGCAGAATCGGCAGTAA
- a CDS encoding ferredoxin--NADP reductase, producing the protein MTASADKFTRQTLLDVQPLTPSLFTLRVTRDAGFRFRAGQFARLGVTKADGSVVWRAYSMVSAPHDEFLDFFSIVVPGGEFTSELSRLGEGDSLLIDRQAFGYLTLDRFVGGRDLWLLATGTGIAPFMSILQDFEAWERFDNIKLVYSVREAKELAYLDLIAGLEQRDYLAEFAGKLQFIPVVTREQHPGALNARITTLIENGELERAAGLALSPEHSRIMLCGNPEMIDDTRKVLKARDLQLSLSKRPGQVAVENYW; encoded by the coding sequence ATGACCGCCAGCGCCGACAAGTTCACCCGCCAGACCCTGCTCGACGTCCAGCCGTTGACCCCCAGCCTGTTCACCTTGCGGGTCACCCGCGACGCAGGGTTTCGCTTTCGCGCCGGGCAGTTTGCCCGCCTGGGCGTGACCAAGGCCGATGGCAGCGTGGTATGGCGGGCCTATTCGATGGTCAGTGCCCCCCATGACGAGTTCCTCGACTTCTTCTCCATCGTCGTGCCGGGCGGTGAGTTCACCAGCGAGCTGAGCCGCCTGGGCGAGGGCGACAGCCTGCTGATCGACCGCCAGGCCTTCGGCTACCTGACCCTTGACCGCTTCGTCGGCGGCCGCGACCTGTGGCTGCTGGCCACCGGTACCGGCATCGCGCCGTTCATGTCGATCCTGCAGGACTTCGAGGCCTGGGAGCGGTTCGACAACATCAAGCTGGTGTACTCGGTGCGCGAAGCGAAGGAGCTGGCCTACCTGGACCTGATCGCAGGGCTCGAGCAGCGCGACTACCTGGCGGAATTCGCGGGCAAGCTGCAGTTCATCCCGGTGGTCACTCGCGAGCAGCACCCGGGGGCATTGAACGCGCGGATCACCACGTTGATCGAAAACGGCGAGCTGGAAAGGGCGGCGGGGCTGGCGCTGTCGCCGGAGCATTCGCGGATCATGCTGTGCGGCAACCCGGAGATGATCGACGACACGCGCAAGGTACTGAAGGCGCGCGACCTGCAGTTGAGCCTGAGCAAGCGGCCGGGGCAGGTGGCGGTGGAGAACTACTGGTAA
- a CDS encoding methyltransferase produces MPLLTSPFAELDLIRQPDQANDPLQAFDAADEYLLAHLASQTPAADCRVLVLNDSFGALAASLVGHVAVTSSGDSHLGHLALQKNLARNGKPFDAVPFVPASEAWQGAFDRVLVRVPKTLALLEEQLIRLQGHLAPGAQVIAGAMIKHLPRAAGDLMEKYIGPVQASLAQKKARLLTATVAERPAARSPYPSRYRLDTPALELVNHANVFCREGLDIGTRAFLPHLPRDLGQARVADLGCGNGVLAIASALANPDAHYTLVDESYMAVQSAQENWRAALGDRGVDIRPADGLAGQEKQSLDVVLCNPPFHQQQVVGDFLAWRMFQQAREALVVGGALYIVGNRHLGYHSKLGRLFRGVEQVAATPKFVILKARK; encoded by the coding sequence ATGCCCCTGCTGACCAGCCCCTTCGCCGAACTTGACCTGATCCGCCAGCCGGACCAGGCCAACGATCCCCTGCAAGCCTTCGACGCAGCCGACGAGTACCTGCTGGCGCACCTGGCCAGCCAGACGCCTGCCGCCGATTGCCGGGTGCTGGTGCTCAACGACAGCTTCGGTGCCCTGGCCGCCAGCCTGGTCGGCCACGTAGCGGTGACCAGCAGCGGCGACTCGCACCTGGGCCACCTGGCGCTGCAAAAGAACCTCGCACGCAACGGCAAGCCGTTCGACGCCGTACCCTTCGTGCCGGCCAGCGAGGCCTGGCAGGGGGCGTTCGACCGCGTGCTGGTACGCGTGCCAAAGACCTTGGCCTTGCTCGAGGAGCAACTGATCCGCCTGCAAGGCCACCTGGCCCCTGGCGCCCAAGTGATCGCCGGCGCCATGATCAAGCATCTGCCCCGTGCCGCAGGCGACCTGATGGAGAAGTACATCGGCCCGGTGCAGGCTTCGCTGGCGCAGAAGAAGGCGCGCCTGCTCACCGCGACCGTCGCCGAACGCCCTGCCGCGCGCTCGCCCTACCCCAGCCGCTATCGCCTGGACACGCCGGCCCTGGAGCTGGTCAACCATGCCAACGTGTTCTGCCGCGAAGGGCTGGACATCGGCACCCGTGCCTTCCTGCCCCACCTGCCCCGCGACCTGGGCCAGGCACGCGTGGCCGACCTTGGCTGCGGCAATGGCGTGCTGGCGATCGCCAGCGCCCTGGCCAACCCCGATGCGCACTACACCCTGGTGGACGAGTCGTACATGGCGGTGCAGTCGGCCCAGGAGAACTGGCGCGCCGCGCTCGGGGATCGAGGCGTGGACATCCGCCCTGCCGATGGCCTGGCCGGGCAGGAAAAACAGTCGCTGGACGTGGTGCTGTGCAACCCGCCGTTCCACCAGCAGCAGGTAGTGGGGGACTTCCTTGCCTGGCGCATGTTCCAGCAGGCCCGCGAAGCACTGGTGGTGGGTGGGGCGCTTTATATCGTAGGCAACCGCCACCTGGGCTATCACAGTAAGCTGGGGCGGTTGTTCCGGGGGGTGGAGCAGGTGGCGGCGACACCGAAGTTCGTGATCCTCAAGGCCCGCAAGTAA
- a CDS encoding DUF2474 domain-containing protein yields the protein MMVEEKKPLWQRLGWLVLIWAGSVAALGIVAWLMRMFMSAAGLSTH from the coding sequence ATGATGGTTGAAGAGAAGAAACCGCTCTGGCAGCGCCTGGGCTGGCTGGTGCTGATCTGGGCGGGGAGTGTGGCAGCACTGGGTATCGTGGCCTGGCTAATGCGGATGTTCATGAGTGCGGCGGGGTTGAGTACCCACTGA
- the cydB gene encoding cytochrome d ubiquinol oxidase subunit II — protein MGIDLPLIWAVIIIFGVMMYVVMDGFDLGIGMLFPFVKGERDRDVMMNTVAPVWDGNETWLVLGGAGLFGAFPMAYSVVLEALYLPLILMLVGLIFRGVAFEFRFKATAEKRHIWDKAFIWGSLVATFFQGVALGAFIEGFKVVDRHYAGGALDWLTPFSLFSGVGLIVAYTLLGCTWLIMKTEGPLQQQMHDLGKPLALVLLAVIGIVSLWTPLAYPQIADRWFSMPNLIWFMPVPILVLVTFYGLLRAVARNAHYTPFLLTLVLIFLGYSGLGISLWPNIIPPSISIWDAAAPPQSQGFMLVGTLFILPFILGYTFWSYYVFRGKVTHEHGYH, from the coding sequence ATGGGTATCGACCTTCCGTTGATCTGGGCCGTGATCATCATCTTCGGCGTCATGATGTACGTGGTGATGGACGGCTTCGACTTGGGCATCGGCATGCTCTTCCCCTTCGTCAAGGGCGAGCGTGACCGTGATGTGATGATGAACACTGTCGCCCCCGTGTGGGACGGCAACGAGACCTGGCTGGTGCTGGGCGGGGCCGGGCTGTTCGGCGCCTTCCCGATGGCCTATTCGGTGGTCCTCGAGGCGCTTTACCTGCCCCTGATCCTGATGCTGGTGGGGCTGATCTTCCGCGGCGTGGCCTTCGAGTTCCGCTTCAAGGCCACGGCCGAGAAGCGCCATATCTGGGACAAGGCGTTCATCTGGGGCTCGCTGGTGGCGACCTTCTTCCAGGGCGTGGCCCTGGGGGCCTTCATCGAGGGCTTCAAGGTGGTGGACCGGCACTATGCCGGCGGTGCCCTGGACTGGCTGACACCCTTCAGCCTGTTTTCCGGCGTGGGCCTGATCGTCGCCTACACCCTGTTGGGCTGCACCTGGCTGATCATGAAGACCGAAGGGCCATTGCAGCAGCAGATGCACGACCTGGGCAAGCCTCTGGCGCTGGTGCTGCTGGCGGTCATCGGCATCGTCAGCCTGTGGACGCCGCTGGCCTACCCCCAGATTGCCGACCGTTGGTTCAGCATGCCGAACCTGATCTGGTTCATGCCGGTGCCGATCCTAGTGTTGGTGACCTTTTACGGATTGCTGCGGGCGGTGGCACGCAATGCACACTACACGCCGTTCCTGCTGACGCTGGTATTGATCTTCCTGGGCTACAGCGGCCTCGGGATCAGCTTGTGGCCGAACATCATCCCGCCATCGATCTCCATCTGGGACGCTGCGGCACCCCCGCAGAGCCAGGGCTTCATGCTGGTGGGGACGTTGTTCATCCTGCCGTTCATCCTCGGGTACACCTTCTGGAGCTACTACGTGTTCCGCGGCAAGGTCACCCATGAGCACGGCTATCACTAG